CCGGCGGAATGACGGTCAGCGCCTACCGGCTCAATGTCGCGGTGCACCGCACGCCGGGGCCGCCGCTGTTCGACGACTACCGTTTCCGGCAGGAGGAATTCGACCTCATCAGCCTGTCGGCGGTGCGGTCGCGTTTCTTCGGGGAGGAGGAGTTCCGAGGGCTCCTCGCCCGTATCGACCGACTGCTCGGCGGCCATATCAGGATCGAGACGACCTGGGTCGACGAGATCGACCAGCCGATCGACAAGCCGATTCATTTCGTCCCGCTGGGCCGGTCGCCCCGGGGTGCGGCGGTCGGCGCCCCGGCTAGCCCTTGACATCGAAGTGGCGGGCCCAGGCCGCGAAGCAGCTGACCCGCCACAGCCGGAGCACCTCGGTCTTGGTCGGCCGGTCGGATGCGCCGCCGTCGAGTGCCGTGGCGGCGAGCCCGGCCGCGTCCAACAGGCCGGGCCACTCGGCGGCGGCGTGGTCGGCCTCCTCCCGGAGCCGGTCCAGCGAGCCGAGCAGCCAGGTCAGCTCCACGCTGGAGTAGCTCCTCTTCTCGGCCGGCCGCAGCAGCGGCTCCGGCACCAGCCCCTGGGCCGCCAGCCGCAGCACGTACTTGGTGCGCCCGTCGACCAGCTTGTGGGCACTGCCGAGCCCCATCGCCAGCTCGACCAGCCGCTGGTCCAGGAAGGGCGACCGGGCCTCCTGGCCGAAGGCCGCGCCGATCTCCCGGTTGTAGCGCAGCAGGATCGGCAGGGCGCCGTAGCGCAGGTGGTGCCGGCAGAGTTCACCGAAGGACCGGATCTCCGGGAAGCGGTCGTCCCGCATGGCGTCGAGCCCGGCGGGCCGGGCCTCCTCCGCCAGCCAGCCCAGCTCGGACGACAGGTCCCGCCCCGGCGCGAAGAGCTCGGCCGGGTGGGAGGTGCTGAGGAACGGCAGCCCGGGCACCGCTCGGCCCGCCGCGAGCGGTTCGAACGAGGGGCGCCAGGGGACGTAGCCGCCGAGCAGTTCGTCGGAGCCCACGCCGTCCAGCGTCACCCGCACCCCGTGGGCGGCCATCGCCTCGCAGGCGGCCCAGTGCGCGGCCGCGATGGAGCGCTCGTAGGGGACCTCCAGGGCGCCGAGCAGTTCCTCCCGGCGGCCCAGCAGATCCTCACCGGTGACCTCGACCCGGTGGTGCGGCGCCTGCCGGCGGGCCGCCACCTCGGCGACGATCTCCAGCTGGTCGTGCTCGGGCAGGCCGAAGCACGCCTTGTAGGAGGGGACCGGGGTGAACGCCGCGATGGTGGAGCTGTCGATCCCCCCGGAGAGCAGCAGCGCGGTGTCCGGCGCCGCCGCGGCGGTCCGGACCGCCTCGCGCAGCCGCTCCCGGAACTCGTCGGCCGCCTCCGCCGCACCGATGTCCAGCGTGCCCGGCTCGGGGAGCCGGCACCACGGACGGACGGCGGCAGCGGCCGCACCGGGGCGCAGGCCGCCCGCGTCCAGCTCTAGCACGGAGCCCGGCGGCAGCTGGTGGACCCCCTCGATCAGGGTGTCCTGGTCCTGGTCGGTGAAGCCGTTGACCAGGAAGTCCATCGCCGCCGACCGGTTCAGCCGCCGACTGCCGCTGTCGGCCAGGTCCATCATCCGGGTGGCGAAGCCGATGCCCTGCCCCTCCTGCGACCAGTAGCCGGTCCTCAGGCCGAGCCGGTCCCGGCCCAGGGTCAGCCGCTTGCGCCGGTCGTCCCACAGGGCGAAGACGAACAGGCCGTCGGCGGACGCCAGCCCGGGCAGCCCGTGCTCGGCGAGGATGGCGAGCAGCGTCCCGCCGTCGGTCCGGCCGGGGCGGCCCACCGGGCGCAGCAGGCTGCCCGCGAAGGCGAGGGTGTAGGGGCCCAGGCTCACCGGGGCGGTCCGCCCGCCCCAGGTCGGGGCGCGGTCGTCGCCGGTCCACCGGCACAGATGGTCGTCCATCAGAACAGCTGCCTCTCACGGTCGGACGAAAGCACCGAGCCCTGCTCGGAGTGCGGCGCGGACGCGCTCACCGGAAGCACGAAGGGGAACAGGTTGAGCCGCCGCCAGCGGGGGAAGCCCTCGGGGCGCAGCGAGGCGGCGGAGCAGCGCCCGCTCGCCGTCACCGTGTAGCCGCGCCCGCCGAAGCGCAGCGCGACCGTCACCTCGGGCGGCTGCCGGGCCGCCCGGCCGACCCGCTCCAGTGCCTCGAAGAAGAAGTACGGGCGGTACTCGTAGTCCTGCGGGTGGGAGAGCACGGTGAGCGCGAGTTCGGCGGCGCCGTCCGCGGCGTCGATCCCGTCCGCGTCCGGCAGCCCCTCGATCCGCTCCACGGTCAGGTACCGGGCCTGGTTCGAGCGGTGCCAGGGCGCCGGGAA
The Streptacidiphilus albus JL83 genome window above contains:
- a CDS encoding asparagine synthetase B family protein; this translates as MDDHLCRWTGDDRAPTWGGRTAPVSLGPYTLAFAGSLLRPVGRPGRTDGGTLLAILAEHGLPGLASADGLFVFALWDDRRKRLTLGRDRLGLRTGYWSQEGQGIGFATRMMDLADSGSRRLNRSAAMDFLVNGFTDQDQDTLIEGVHQLPPGSVLELDAGGLRPGAAAAAVRPWCRLPEPGTLDIGAAEAADEFRERLREAVRTAAAAPDTALLLSGGIDSSTIAAFTPVPSYKACFGLPEHDQLEIVAEVAARRQAPHHRVEVTGEDLLGRREELLGALEVPYERSIAAAHWAACEAMAAHGVRVTLDGVGSDELLGGYVPWRPSFEPLAAGRAVPGLPFLSTSHPAELFAPGRDLSSELGWLAEEARPAGLDAMRDDRFPEIRSFGELCRHHLRYGALPILLRYNREIGAAFGQEARSPFLDQRLVELAMGLGSAHKLVDGRTKYVLRLAAQGLVPEPLLRPAEKRSYSSVELTWLLGSLDRLREEADHAAAEWPGLLDAAGLAATALDGGASDRPTKTEVLRLWRVSCFAAWARHFDVKG